The following DNA comes from Peribacillus sp. FSL E2-0218.
GTCACCTTCACCCGCTTTTCTTGCTATGGTTTTACATAATCCTTCTAATCGCAGCAGCACCATTTCCAGATAATTCACTGCAACTCCTTCACCATAAGAATCAAAAAACAATTGAACTCTGTTTCTTATTCGGGCAGCATCTTGACTTGAATGATAATGAACTTCTTCTCCTGTTTCATTAAGATGAAATCTGCTTAATGGAACACAAGTGTATAGAGTATATGCTATGTCCCAAAGTCGTGGTCCAGGTGCCGCTACATCAAAATCGATGATTCCCATCGGCGTTTCATCGTGAAAAATAATGTTGTATATGGCAAAGTCGTTATGGCAAAGCACCTCAGCAGGCTGTGGGGTGTTGTCGGTTGATTGCCAACCATCATCAAATGAAAAATCGCTTACAGAATCATGATAGAGACGAAGCATTTGGGCAATTTTTCGTAAGACATCATCTGACCACATATATTTTTTTAATGGATAATGCCCAGCTTCTCCTGCGATGTACGATAGAATTTCCCTTCCTTTTTCATCCATGCCAAGATATTTAGGAGCATATTCGTATCCTTTATGATCAAGATGGGTTAATAATGCATGAATCCTTTTGCTATTGGGCTTAATATCCCGTCTAACTGTATCACCTGACCTGGAAACTTTTGAAACATTACCACCAGCTAGTAATTCCTCTTTTGAATGATTAGGCATATATCATCCTCCTTATCTTCTTCTGCCATCCTGTCCTTTTATCACCGCTACATAGAGAATAGGACAAAATCAAAAGGGTTTCGGAAAAAACTCCATCCCGAAACCCTTTTTTGAATAAGTATCAATGAGTGACTTTTTCTTCAACTTTCGTCGTCCAGTTTAATTCATCGGCAATTTTACCTCTTTGAATACCAGTAAGTGTATCATAAAGTTTTTTGGATAATTCACCAGTTTCGCCGCTTTGAACGACCATTTCCTCACCGTTCCATAAAAACTCACCAATTGGCGATATGACAGCGGCTGTTCCTGTTCCGAAGGCCTCTTCCAAGAGACCTGATTTATGGGCTTCATGAACTTCCTCCATGGAAATCCGCCTTTCCGTAACGGGAAGATTCCAGTGTTTTAGCAATTCTATAATGGAATTACGGGTGATCCCCGAAAGTATGCTGC
Coding sequences within:
- a CDS encoding phosphotransferase — translated: MPNHSKEELLAGGNVSKVSRSGDTVRRDIKPNSKRIHALLTHLDHKGYEYAPKYLGMDEKGREILSYIAGEAGHYPLKKYMWSDDVLRKIAQMLRLYHDSVSDFSFDDGWQSTDNTPQPAEVLCHNDFAIYNIIFHDETPMGIIDFDVAAPGPRLWDIAYTLYTCVPLSRFHLNETGEEVHYHSSQDAARIRNRVQLFFDSYGEGVAVNYLEMVLLRLEGLCKTIARKAGEGDPAFQKMIEEGHIRHYQNDMTFISEHRNDWT